In Cyclobacteriaceae bacterium, the DNA window TCAATAACGCTTCCCACCTTAACGTCAGGCATGGTGAATTTCTTGAAGTCTGCATATTCATTGAATACCTCATCAAACATAGAGGTCTTCTGAAGCTTGGATTCCTTTATTTTCCCGTTCTCAAAATTATAAGTAACACCTTCAACATACCGGACAGTCTGTTTTATGTCTTTATTTTTGCCGAGGTAGATCTTAAAGTCACCCTCATCCAGACCGCCCTTTTTCAAGATCTTGATTTTAAAATGATGCTCGAAAAGTAAATTGTAGTTTCCTCCATTCTCGATATAAGCTTCTCCGAATTCATTAAGAACAACAGCATTAGCGGAAGTGTCGTTAGGATAAACCGTGAGATCGAGTTCAGCATAGGTAATTTTTCCGTAAGGGAATCCATTGTGGAATTGCGCAAGCAGAACAACAGGAGACCCTATTAACATAGCTGCAATCGATAGAAGGGAAAATATTCTCATGAGGTTAGATAGGAATACCAAATTAAAGTTTTTCCCTCATACCTGAAGGAAATCTCTGAATCCCACAGGTCTTAATTCATATAAAAAGTTTATTTTTGCGGCCGATATGAAAAAAATAATTGATTCCAGAAAGCTGTTGGGCGTTGATAAGAACGCAGATCTCAAAGAACTGAAGACTATTTACCGCACTTTTATGAAGGACTGGCATCCTGACAAGATCCAGGACAATCCACAGGCAAAACTGGAAGCAGAAGAAAAAAGCAAAGCGTTTATTGAAGCCTACCATCTATTGGTGAGCATCGCTCCGGAAACACGCGAATCACAGAAAGAACAATATACCCAGGTTATTACCTCGTCCCGCCTGATTGATTTTCAATATAAGTCCCAGACACTGCAGATCAATTTTGCCGATGGCAGTTCCTAC includes these proteins:
- a CDS encoding KTSC domain-containing protein, whose amino-acid sequence is MKKIIDSRKLLGVDKNADLKELKTIYRTFMKDWHPDKIQDNPQAKLEAEEKSKAFIEAYHLLVSIAPETRESQKEQYTQVITSSRLIDFQYKSQTLQINFADGSSYEYFGLPKNTFDKLVNSDTPDRFARRHIYHEFVYRRVSKASEKE